From Paenarthrobacter sp. A20:
GCCCTCAGCCACCAGTGGGGATCGCGCAAGGCCGCCCGGGCCATGAACACGGCATCCGCCCTGCCATTGGCAACAATGTCCTCGGCCTGGGTTGCACTCGTCAGCAGCCCCACCGCTCCGGTGGGGACGCCGGCGTCGCGCTTTACCAGTTCCGCAAACCCTGCCTGGTAGCCGGGCACCGCCCGGATCTTCTGGTGCGCAACGGCGCCGCCGCTGGAGACATCCACCAGGTCAACACCGCGCTCAGCCGCAGAACGGGCCCGACGGACTGACGCCTCACCATCCACTCCCCCGTCAGCCCAGTCCGAAGCCGAGATCCTCAGCAGGAGGGGCATGGAATCAGGAATGACTTCCCGCACAGCTTCCACCACGCTGAGCATGAGCTTGTTACGCCCCTCCTCGCTTCCACCCCAAGTGTCGGTTCGAGTGTTGATGAGCGGGCTTTGGAACTGGTGAAGCAGGTACCCGTGGGCGCCGTGGATCTCCACGGTGTCAAACCCCGAGGCAACGGCGCGGGAGGCAGCTGCCGCAAAGTCGGCCACAACGCCCTGGATGTCTTCCTCGCTCATTGCTGCAGGCGCTGCATAGCCGTCGAACGGCAGGTTCGTCGGCCCAACGGTGACCCATCCGCCGTCGGACGCCGGAACGGAACCAGAGCGGCCGGAAAAGGGCCAATAGGTTGAGGCCTTGCGCCCGGCATGGGCCAACTGGGCCCCGATCTTACAATCCACGGCCCCATGCCGGTGGACGAAGTCAACAACGCGTTCCCAGCCGGCAGCCTGCTCATCGGAGTACAGGCCGGCGTCCAAGGGGCTGATTCGCCCAACGGGGTTTACTGCTGCGGCCTCGCTCATGATCAGCGCGGCACCACCGGTCGCGAACGAGCCCAGGTGCATCAAGTGCCAGTCGTTGGGGACGCCTTCGCCGGTCTCAGGGTGGCAACTGTATTGGCACATCGGCGAAACCCACCCGCGGTGCGGGATGGTGAGTGATCGCAGCTGAAGCGGAGAGAACAGCGCGGACGGCACTAGAAGAGAACCCTCGCGAGTCCCTGGCGGGCCTTGGCCACCCTTTCGTCCTGGGTTCCAACGACCTCGAAAAGCTCAAGAAGCCGCACACGCGCAGTCTCGCGCTCCGGGCCGAAATTCCTGCCAATGAACGTGATGATGCGGTTGAAGGCGTCCTCGATGTGCCCGCCGGACACGTCGAGGTCTGCAACACCCAGCTGCGCGTCGATATCATCCGGTTGCTGGGCGGCAAGGTCGCGGAGGTTTTCTGCCTCGGGAGCAGAGAGGTTCTCCAACCTGGCCATCAATTCAACCTGGGCCAGGCCGGCTTTGGCGTCAGCGTCAGCCGGCTGCTCAAGGAGGGCTTGCTTGTACGACGCTGCTGCTCCGGAGTAGTCACCGGCCTCGATCGCGTCAATGGCAGCCTGGTGCAGTGGCGGAAGGGGCTCCGGTTCGGCTTCTTCACCCTGCGCAGCGGCGTCACCGATGCTCCCGGTGACCCCGTTCGCGGCAGCTACTTTCAGGAGTTCCTCCACCAGGTCCCTGATCTGCGCGTCATCTGCGGGACCTTGGAAAAGGGGAACGGGCTGGCCCTTGACCACGGCAACGGCCGTGGGGACTGCCTGCACCTGGAAGGCCTGCGCCAACTGCGGGAAGGCGTCAACGTCGGCGGCCGCGAGAACCAGCCGTCCGCCGTAGCTTTCAACCACCCGTTCAGCAGCATCCAGGACTGCGGGAGATTCCGGCGCGTAACGCGACCAGAGAAGGAAAAGCACCGGAATCTGCGCAGACAGCTGCACCAGATCCTGGAAATTCGTTTCGGTGGCATCCACACGAAGGGGCGCCGTGCCGGCGTCGCCGTTGGGCGTTCCACCGCCATCCGCCGACGCGGCGGCCGGAGGCGCCTGGGGCGCGGCTGGACGGCGCAGAGACGAGAGGTCTACGGCGCCGCGAAGGTTGAGCTGGCTGGCAGCGGCTGGAGTGGGTCGGTATCCGGGCGAACTCATACCGTCCACTCTAGCCGCTGCCCTGCTGCGGCAATGCCTACTTGAAGCTGGCTCCCACCAGGCCGCGGGTAGCCGCAACGAGCTTCATGGGGTCGGCCGATCCTGCCGGCGGAATGTAGACGGCAACGGATTCGGCGAAGTTCAGGACCATGCCCGTGGTGGTTTCCTTGCCCCCGGCGAAGACGGCGGAGTCGTCTTCAAGCAAGAGCTTGTCGCCCGCTGCCTTGGGCGTGCCCTCGAAAGCGAAGTCCAGCCGCCCAACCACCAGCGCGCCGCCGTCGGCTGTACGCAGCACCACGGTCTGGTTGGTCACGGGAGTGTGGGTGAACTTGAAGTTGGCGCTGGTCCCGTTCTTCACGGTGTCCGCCTGGTAGGTGAGGGCACCTGCGATGTACGGCGATGCCTGGCCATCGGCAAGCTTGCTCCGGTTCGGGGAGTCAGGCGTGGTCAACATTTCGGCCAGGATGCCCAGTGCCTCGTTGCCGCTGTAGGCCAAGCCGGTGTTGTCGCCGGCCGGCACAGGTTCGGTCCCCTCGCGGGGAACCGGGAACGACGGGAAGTTGGTGCCTGGCTGCAGCGGCGCGCTGCCCCAGAGCTTGTAGTTCTCGCGGGGCGACAGCTGGACCAGCGTGAGGACCTGCGGGACCACGTTGCCCTCGCCCTGGGTCAGGGCGAAGACCGTACGGGGCCACTCGCGCTTGGTGCTGATGACACTGCTCTGAAGCTTCGTGGCCCGGACAGGCATACGCGCTTCGTAGGCGGACACAGCAGTGCGGATCTTGTAGTTCTGCGTACGGATCTGCAGTTCCATCTTGTCCACGCGGGGAGCCAGTTTGGCCGCATCCTTGGCGGCATCAGCGGCGTCGACGGTGCTGGCGACCTGTTCAAGGATCCGCTGCAACTGGGATTCCAGCAGGACGGGAGTGCCACCTTCACCTTCGGCAGGAGCTGCGGCGGAAGAAGTGGATGTTGCCTCGGGTGTTGTGGTTGCCTGTGCAGCCACGGCCGTACCGCCGACCATGACCGCCGCGAGTGCCGCAGCAATTGCCGTAACCCGGAGCGCTGGACCTTCCGTTTCGGAACCACGACGCCGACCCGCGTCACCCGAAGGTGACTGGACGGGCAAGGTAGTGGTTTCCCCGCCGTCATGCGGTCCCTCATCCTGGCCGTCCTTGCGGCGGTTGCTGAGGGCCTTGGCGATGAACGGCAGGGCCGCTCCTGCGAGGATGATGATGATGCCCAGAACAATCAGCGGCACAGCCCAGGGGGTGGTGGCGTTGTTCGGGAAAGTCATGGAAATCGACGACGGCGCAGGCTTGGTTCCGTCGCTGGCCACCAGCAGGGACCACTCGCCATCGGCAGGAGGGTTCCAGGTGTAATCCAGCTCGCCGCTGGCGTCTTCAGTGCTGACCCACAGATCGGATCCGGCCGGTGATGGCGCGGTGGCTTCACCATCGGCAGAGGTCACCTCCAGAGACTTCTGGTCTGCCGACACGCCCGTCAGCGTAGTGTGGGCAGTTTCACCCACCCAGGCTTCGACGTCGTCCGGGCGTCCAGTAGCAACCATGAAGTTGCCTTCACCTTGGATCTTGATCTTCACCGGCCCGTCGTGGAGGGCAATCAACTTTTGGTCGATCACGGTCAGCGGGGCAGCTTTGGTATCGCCGGGAACCGAGGCGGTCACGGTCTCGGCGGGGGCCCAGAATGTCAGCTGGCCAATGCCGGCCAGCATCGTCAGCAGGCCCAGCAGCACCAGCACGGCTGCAGTCTTCAAACGCACAGGATCACCTATCATCAGCGGTCGTTGAACTTCAAGGGTAACCGTTTTGTTATCAGAGAGTCAGATCGAGGTGATCTCGCCAACATCCGGAAAA
This genomic window contains:
- a CDS encoding NADH:flavin oxidoreductase/NADH oxidase produces the protein MPSALFSPLQLRSLTIPHRGWVSPMCQYSCHPETGEGVPNDWHLMHLGSFATGGAALIMSEAAAVNPVGRISPLDAGLYSDEQAAGWERVVDFVHRHGAVDCKIGAQLAHAGRKASTYWPFSGRSGSVPASDGGWVTVGPTNLPFDGYAAPAAMSEEDIQGVVADFAAAASRAVASGFDTVEIHGAHGYLLHQFQSPLINTRTDTWGGSEEGRNKLMLSVVEAVREVIPDSMPLLLRISASDWADGGVDGEASVRRARSAAERGVDLVDVSSGGAVAHQKIRAVPGYQAGFAELVKRDAGVPTGAVGLLTSATQAEDIVANGRADAVFMARAALRDPHWWLRAAYELGHDIPWVPQYQRAVPRHGF
- a CDS encoding tetratricopeptide repeat protein; this encodes MSSPGYRPTPAAASQLNLRGAVDLSSLRRPAAPQAPPAAASADGGGTPNGDAGTAPLRVDATETNFQDLVQLSAQIPVLFLLWSRYAPESPAVLDAAERVVESYGGRLVLAAADVDAFPQLAQAFQVQAVPTAVAVVKGQPVPLFQGPADDAQIRDLVEELLKVAAANGVTGSIGDAAAQGEEAEPEPLPPLHQAAIDAIEAGDYSGAAASYKQALLEQPADADAKAGLAQVELMARLENLSAPEAENLRDLAAQQPDDIDAQLGVADLDVSGGHIEDAFNRIITFIGRNFGPERETARVRLLELFEVVGTQDERVAKARQGLARVLF